ATGGTTGCCGCTGGTGCGGGAACATATCGCCAGAACCGGCGGCGAGGCAGCGCCCGGCCCGACCGCAGGCGACGTGGCGGCGGCGAAAGACATGACGCCCGCCGACCGGCAGGCGATGATCGAGGGCATGGTGGCGAGCCTCGACGCCAAGCTCAAGGAAAATCCCGGTGATTTCGAAGGCTGGATGCGCCTCGTGCGCGCCTACTCCGTCTTGAACAATGCAGCGAAGGCGGGCGAGGCACTGAGAGCCGGTTTGCAGGTTTTCCCGCCTGATGGCGAAGAGGGTAAGCAGCTTCTGGCGCTGGCGAAGGAATTGGGAGTTTCCGCCGGACCCGTTCGCATGGACGGGCAAGGGCGCGCGATGCCGCAGGGAGTGACGCAATGACCCGCAAACAGAAACGGCTCGCAATCATCGGCGGCGGCATGAGCTTCATCGTCGCGGCCGTGCTGCTCGTCATGTTCGCCTTCGGCCAGTCCATAGCCTATTTCTACATGCCGGCCGATCTGGAGAAGACGCCGGTCAATCCCGGCACCCGCATCCGCCTTGGTGGGCTGGTGGCGGAAGGCTCCGTCAAGCGCGGGGAGGGCCGCACGGTGAGCTTCACGGTGACTGACGGTGAAGCAAACGTGCCCGTCAGCTATACCGGCATTCTGCCCGATCTTTTCCGCGAGGGGCAGGGCGTGGTGACGGAAGGCGTTTTCGATGCCGCGACCCATGGCTTTGTTGCCGACAGCGTTCTGGCCAAGCATGACGAAAACTACATGCCGAAGGAAGTGGCCGACCGGCTGAAAGACAAGGGCCTGTGGCAGAACACCGGAGAGGGCGGGCAACCTTCCGGCGCAGCGCCTTCTCCTGCGGGGGCTTCAGCCGACAAGACCGGAGCGATAAAATGATCAATGAGATCGGCCACTACGTTCTGGTTCTGGCACTCGCCGTGGGGCTGATCGTCTCGACGCTGCCGGTGATCGGCGCGCGCCGCAACGACCGGGCGCTGATGGATATCGCCTCGCTCGGCTCCGTCGTGATGTTCCTGCTCGTGGCCTTGTCCTTTGCGGCGCTGACGCGGGCCTATGCGGTCTCGGATTTCTCCGTGCGCAACGTCTGGGAAAACTCCCATTCGCTGATGCCGATGCTCTACAAGTTGACCGGCGTCTGGGGCAACCATGAGGGCTCCATGCTGTTGTGGCTGCTGATCCTGGTGTTTTTCAGCGCGCTCGTTGCCGTCTTTGGTCGCAACCTGCCGGAAACGCTGAAAGCCAATGTGCTGTCCGTGCAGGCCTGGATTTCCGTCGCGTTCCTGCTGTTCATCCTGCTCACCTCCAATCCGTTCATGCGTCTGGAGCGGGTGCCGGCCGAAGGGCAGGACCTGAACCCTATCCTTCAGGACTTCGGCCTCGCCATACATCCGCCGCTGCTTTATCTCGGTTATGTCGGCTTTTCAGTCTGTTTCTCCTTCGCCGTCGCTGCACTTCTGGAGGGCCGGATCGATGCGGCCTGGGCGCGCTGGGTAAGGCCGTGGACGCTCGCCGCATGGACCTTCCTGACGGCAGGTATCTCCATGGGATCTTACTGGGCCTATTACGAACTCGGCTGGGGCGGCTGGTGGTTCTGGGATCCTGTTGAAAACGCCTCCTTCATGCCATGGCTTGCGGGCACCGCACTGCTGCATTCGGCACTCGTCATGGAAAAGCGCGAAGCGCTGAAAATCTGGACCGTGCTTCTGGCGATCATGACCTTCTCGCTGTCGCTGCTCGGCACCTTCCTCGTGCGCTCCGGCGTCTTGACCTCCGTGCACGCCTTCGCAACCGATCCGAGCCGCGGCATCTTCATTCTCGGCATCCTTACCGTTTTCATCGGCGGAGCTTTCGCGTTGTTCGCATGGCGTGCGCCCTCGCTGAAGGTGGGTGGATTGTTCGCGCCGATCTCACGCGAAGGGGCGCTGGTCCTCAACAATCTGATCCTGACGGTCTCGACCGCAACGGTACTGATCGGCACGCTCTATCCGCTCATTCTCGAAACGCTGACAGGCGAAAAAATCTCGGTCGGCGCGCCGTTCTTCAACCTCACCTTCGGCCTCCTGATGATCCCGGTCCTGATCGTCACGCCCTTCGGGCCGATGCTCGCCTGGAAGCGCGGCGATCTTCTCGGCGCTTTCCAGAGGCTTTATGTGGCGGCCGCCATTGCAGCCCTTGCCGGGCTGACGCTCTGGTACGTGGAGAACGGCGGCCCGGTGCTCGCCGCACTTGGCATCGCAGCCGGTTTCTGGCTGATCTTCGGGGCGCTTGCCGATCTCTGGTATCGGGCCAATTTCGGCAAACTGGCCTTCGGCATCGCTTTTCGACGCCTCAAGGGCCTGCCGCGTTCGGCCTTCGGCGCCGCACTTGCCCATATGGGGCTTGGCATCACCGTGCTTGGCATCGTCACCGTCACCACCTTCGAGACCGAAACCGTTCTTGAAATGAAGCAGGGCATGGAGGCGAAGGCGGGCGGCTACAGTCTCACCTTCGATGGCATCCGCCATGCCGTCGGCCCTAATTTTACCGAGGATCGCGGCCATTTCACCATACGCAAGGCGGGTGTGGAAGTAGCCGACGTCTGGTCCTCCAAGCGGCTCTACACCGCACGGCGAATGCCGACCACGGAAGCGGGCATTTTGACGTTCGGCCTCAGCCAGCTCTACGTCTCGCTCGGTGACCCGATGGCGGATGGCGGCATGGTAGTGCGCATCTGGTGGAAACCCTTCATCCTGTGCATCTGGGGCGGCACGCTGTTCATGATGGCCGGCGGTTTGATATCGCTCTCCGACAGGCGGTTGAGGGTGGGCGCACCGAGCCGCAAGGCGAAGCCGGCAAAAACGGCCGCGATGCCGGAGGCGGCGGAATGAGGGAGGTTGTGGCGGGGCTCACGCTCCTTCTCGTTCTCATGTTTACGTCATGGCCGGCCTTCGCCTTCAACCCGGACGAGGTGCTGAAAGACCCCGCACTGGAACAGCGCGCGCGCAATCTCACGTCTCAACTGCGCTGCATGGTCTGTCAGAACCAGTCGATCGATGACAGCAATGCCGAACTGGCACGGGACCTGCGCGTTCTGGTGCGGGACAGGCTGGTGGCAGGCGATAGCGATCAGGCTGTAGTCGACTACGTCGTGTCTCGTTATGGCGAATTCGTGCTGCTGAAACCGCGTTTCAGCCTGCGCACCGCACTTTTGTGGGGCGCGCCCATCGTTCTGGCGCTTGCGGGAATATTCGCCATCCTCGTTTTTTCGCGTCGGCGCGCCACCCAGGAGCGGCCGGAAAAACTGAGCGCGGACGAAGAAGAGAGAATTCGTAATCTCATTGAAAAATAACCGATTTTCATATCCGTCCTCGGTTCTTTTTCAACATTACGGTTTTTTCATTCGTCAGACACTTCGCTGTAAGGTGTCGCCTACTATATCTTCATCATCCACCGCTTCTCCCCCGGTCAAACGGGTTCCAGTCTGAATGAAGAAAGAAGGTACACCATGTCTCACTCGCAAAACGGACGCTCCTCGCTGAAGACGGTTCTGAAGGCAACGACCGTTGGCGGTCTTGCCGCGCTGATGCTTTCCACAGGCATCGCCGCACCGATCGTTCATTCCTTTGCCGCTCCGGTGGAGGTGACTGCGCCGCAGGTTCCGAGCTTCGCC
This region of Agrobacterium tumefaciens genomic DNA includes:
- the ccmE gene encoding cytochrome c maturation protein CcmE; the encoded protein is MTRKQKRLAIIGGGMSFIVAAVLLVMFAFGQSIAYFYMPADLEKTPVNPGTRIRLGGLVAEGSVKRGEGRTVSFTVTDGEANVPVSYTGILPDLFREGQGVVTEGVFDAATHGFVADSVLAKHDENYMPKEVADRLKDKGLWQNTGEGGQPSGAAPSPAGASADKTGAIK
- a CDS encoding cytochrome c-type biogenesis protein, which codes for MREVVAGLTLLLVLMFTSWPAFAFNPDEVLKDPALEQRARNLTSQLRCMVCQNQSIDDSNAELARDLRVLVRDRLVAGDSDQAVVDYVVSRYGEFVLLKPRFSLRTALLWGAPIVLALAGIFAILVFSRRRATQERPEKLSADEEERIRNLIEK
- a CDS encoding heme lyase CcmF/NrfE family subunit, which codes for MINEIGHYVLVLALAVGLIVSTLPVIGARRNDRALMDIASLGSVVMFLLVALSFAALTRAYAVSDFSVRNVWENSHSLMPMLYKLTGVWGNHEGSMLLWLLILVFFSALVAVFGRNLPETLKANVLSVQAWISVAFLLFILLTSNPFMRLERVPAEGQDLNPILQDFGLAIHPPLLYLGYVGFSVCFSFAVAALLEGRIDAAWARWVRPWTLAAWTFLTAGISMGSYWAYYELGWGGWWFWDPVENASFMPWLAGTALLHSALVMEKREALKIWTVLLAIMTFSLSLLGTFLVRSGVLTSVHAFATDPSRGIFILGILTVFIGGAFALFAWRAPSLKVGGLFAPISREGALVLNNLILTVSTATVLIGTLYPLILETLTGEKISVGAPFFNLTFGLLMIPVLIVTPFGPMLAWKRGDLLGAFQRLYVAAAIAALAGLTLWYVENGGPVLAALGIAAGFWLIFGALADLWYRANFGKLAFGIAFRRLKGLPRSAFGAALAHMGLGITVLGIVTVTTFETETVLEMKQGMEAKAGGYSLTFDGIRHAVGPNFTEDRGHFTIRKAGVEVADVWSSKRLYTARRMPTTEAGILTFGLSQLYVSLGDPMADGGMVVRIWWKPFILCIWGGTLFMMAGGLISLSDRRLRVGAPSRKAKPAKTAAMPEAAE